In the Corynebacterium suedekumii genome, one interval contains:
- a CDS encoding lipoate--protein ligase family protein, with amino-acid sequence MQQHHFEIKVPGGKLVVADVTTEQDTITAAQISGDFFLEPDEAYGSIGPALTGASIRETTLDLQQRIDAALSRHEDLALHGFSTHDVAVAVKRAVSGATDFTDHAWEIIHPGPLPTPVNVALDEVLLNQVAAGQRGPTLRFWEWEDRATVIGSYQSYVNEVDPAGVEKHGITVVRRISGGGAMFMEGGNCVTYSLYVPESMVAGLSYEASYEYLDQWVLAALRKQGVNAWYEPINDITSDGGKIGGAAQKRRRGAVLHHATMSYDIDADKMTDVLRVGKVKLASKGLRSAKKRVDPLRRQTGSTREEIIDTMIAEFTARYGATPAQLDDADLDAAHTLVTEKFGTEEWTHLVP; translated from the coding sequence ATGCAGCAGCACCACTTCGAGATCAAGGTCCCCGGCGGCAAACTCGTCGTCGCGGACGTCACCACCGAGCAGGACACCATCACCGCGGCGCAGATCTCCGGTGACTTCTTCCTGGAGCCGGATGAGGCGTACGGGAGTATCGGACCGGCGCTGACGGGGGCGTCGATACGCGAGACCACGCTGGATCTGCAGCAGCGTATCGACGCCGCCCTCTCCCGCCACGAGGACCTCGCCCTCCACGGCTTCAGCACCCACGACGTCGCCGTCGCGGTCAAACGCGCCGTGTCCGGCGCGACCGACTTCACCGACCACGCCTGGGAGATCATCCACCCCGGTCCCCTGCCCACCCCGGTCAATGTCGCCCTCGACGAGGTCCTGCTCAACCAGGTCGCCGCCGGACAGCGCGGCCCGACGCTGCGGTTCTGGGAGTGGGAGGACAGGGCGACCGTCATCGGCTCCTACCAGTCCTACGTCAACGAGGTGGACCCGGCGGGCGTCGAGAAGCACGGCATCACCGTCGTCCGCCGGATCTCCGGCGGCGGGGCGATGTTCATGGAGGGCGGCAACTGCGTGACCTACTCCCTCTACGTCCCCGAGTCCATGGTCGCCGGCCTCAGCTACGAGGCCTCCTACGAGTACCTCGACCAGTGGGTGCTCGCCGCCCTGCGGAAGCAGGGCGTCAACGCCTGGTACGAACCCATCAACGACATCACCTCCGACGGCGGCAAGATCGGCGGCGCCGCCCAGAAACGCCGCCGCGGTGCCGTCCTGCACCACGCGACGATGAGCTACGACATCGACGCCGACAAGATGACCGACGTCCTGCGCGTGGGCAAGGTCAAGCTCGCCTCCAAGGGCCTGCGCTCGGCGAAGAAACGCGTCGACCCGCTGCGCCGCCAGACCGGCTCCACCCGCGAGGAGATCATCGACACGATGATCGCCGAATTCACCGCCCGCTACGGCGCCACCCCCGCCCAGCTGGACGACG
- the zupT gene encoding zinc transporter ZupT, giving the protein MYDLSTVLFALGLTVFAGLSTGIGGAIAVAKRNPGDRFMAGALGFSAGVMLYVSFLEILPKGFEELTAVWGEQLGAWGAVGSFFFGIAVIAVIDRLVPGPINPHERGIGADPYLDAQRLRLMKMGAFTAVAIAIHNFPEGFATFIAGLEDPQVAVAVAIAIAIHNIPEGVAVAVPIREATGSRTKAFGWSLLTGLAEPAGALIGFLLFMPLLGPVALGIAFAAVAGVMVFICLDELLPTAQATGRHHTAVYGLIAGMAVMAVSLLLLT; this is encoded by the coding sequence ATGTACGACCTGTCCACGGTGCTCTTCGCCCTCGGGCTGACCGTGTTCGCCGGTCTGTCCACGGGTATCGGCGGCGCCATCGCGGTGGCCAAGCGCAACCCCGGTGACCGATTCATGGCCGGAGCGCTGGGCTTTTCCGCCGGCGTCATGCTCTACGTCTCCTTCCTGGAGATCCTGCCCAAGGGATTCGAGGAACTCACGGCGGTGTGGGGTGAGCAGCTCGGCGCGTGGGGCGCGGTGGGCTCCTTCTTCTTCGGCATCGCCGTCATCGCGGTGATCGACCGCCTGGTGCCGGGGCCCATCAACCCGCACGAACGCGGCATCGGCGCCGATCCGTACCTGGACGCCCAGCGGCTGCGGCTGATGAAGATGGGCGCGTTCACCGCGGTGGCCATCGCCATCCACAACTTCCCCGAGGGCTTCGCCACCTTCATCGCCGGGCTGGAGGACCCGCAGGTGGCCGTGGCCGTGGCGATCGCCATCGCCATCCACAACATCCCCGAGGGCGTGGCCGTGGCCGTACCCATCCGGGAGGCCACCGGATCGCGGACGAAGGCGTTCGGATGGTCCCTGCTCACCGGCCTGGCGGAGCCCGCGGGCGCGCTCATCGGCTTCCTGCTGTTCATGCCGCTGCTCGGCCCGGTGGCCCTGGGTATCGCGTTCGCGGCCGTCGCCGGCGTCATGGTGTTCATCTGCCTCGACGAGCTGCTGCCCACCGCGCAGGCCACCGGCCGCCACCACACCGCCGTCTACGGCCTCATCGCCGGTATGGCGGTCATGGCTGTCTCCCTGCTGCTGCTGACCTGA